The Saccharopolyspora gloriosae genome has a segment encoding these proteins:
- a CDS encoding Uma2 family endonuclease, whose amino-acid sequence MIELLLGRADGGGMSVMSWPDHLLTLEEFDRLPEDNSRRYELQEGVLQVSPKAAAVHQRLIKRLTAALDAQLPAEWEAMQDVEVVVGTSFPPTVRIPDAILASTQAFDVNPNRLNATDVALAVEVISPGSRRIDRLTKVQEYAQAGIPHYWVFDIDTSVTFTALRLGEGGYESGFEGGGMFKTDSPFEFAVDLSSLVVRGPGR is encoded by the coding sequence TTGATCGAGCTGCTGTTGGGCCGAGCCGATGGTGGAGGTATGTCCGTGATGAGTTGGCCCGATCACTTGCTGACCCTGGAGGAGTTCGACCGCCTCCCCGAGGACAACTCGCGGCGCTACGAACTCCAGGAAGGCGTCCTCCAGGTGTCCCCGAAGGCAGCGGCTGTTCACCAGCGCCTCATCAAGCGACTGACGGCGGCTTTGGACGCGCAACTTCCAGCGGAGTGGGAGGCGATGCAGGACGTGGAGGTCGTAGTCGGCACCAGCTTCCCTCCGACCGTCCGAATCCCCGACGCGATCTTGGCATCCACCCAAGCGTTCGACGTGAATCCGAATCGGCTGAATGCCACTGATGTCGCGCTCGCGGTCGAAGTCATCTCTCCTGGTTCGCGCCGCATCGATCGGCTTACGAAGGTGCAGGAGTACGCGCAAGCCGGCATCCCGCACTACTGGGTCTTCGACATCGACACGTCTGTGACGTTTACCGCGCTTCGGCTCGGCGAAGGTGGCTACGAGTCAGGCTTCGAAGGCGGCGGGATGTTCAAAACCGACAGCCCATTCGAGTTCGCCGTCGATCTGTCTTCACTCGTAGTGCGCGGGCCAGGACGTTGA
- a CDS encoding nitroreductase family protein, translating into MTEDFEVPDGKWADSSVPLHPLLASRWSPRALDPDAELNDAEFRALFEAARWAPSWGNTQPARFLAGRRGEPMFDRIHATLSRGNRGWAESASALAIGVARTLDDEGEPVPYGEYGVALATQNLVLQAVAEGFAAHQMAGFDREAVRAEFGVPAGYEPVVAIAVGRLGSSDRMPDRLREKEHAPRSRRPLAELVFTERWGTPQF; encoded by the coding sequence GTGACCGAGGATTTCGAGGTGCCGGACGGGAAATGGGCGGATTCGTCCGTGCCGCTGCATCCGCTGCTGGCGTCCCGGTGGAGCCCCCGTGCGCTGGATCCGGACGCAGAGCTCAACGACGCGGAGTTCCGGGCGTTGTTCGAGGCGGCGCGCTGGGCGCCTTCCTGGGGCAACACGCAGCCCGCGCGGTTCCTCGCTGGGCGCCGGGGCGAGCCGATGTTCGACCGGATCCACGCCACGTTGTCCCGTGGCAACCGGGGCTGGGCGGAGTCGGCTTCGGCGCTGGCGATCGGCGTCGCCCGGACCCTCGACGACGAGGGCGAGCCGGTGCCCTACGGCGAGTACGGCGTGGCGCTGGCGACGCAGAACCTGGTGCTGCAGGCGGTCGCCGAGGGTTTCGCGGCCCACCAGATGGCCGGTTTCGACCGGGAGGCCGTGCGTGCCGAGTTCGGCGTACCGGCGGGTTACGAGCCGGTGGTGGCGATCGCGGTGGGCCGGCTCGGTTCCTCGGACCGGATGCCGGATCGGTTGCGGGAGAAGGAGCACGCGCCGCGTTCCCGGCGTCCGCTGGCGGAGCTGGTGTTCACCGAGCGGTGGGGCACTCCGCAGTTCTGA
- a CDS encoding aspartate-semialdehyde dehydrogenase — MAPTVAIVGATGAVGTVMIDIINNRESVPWGEIRLIASARSAGKKITVRGQENTVVELAPEAFDGVDIVLFDVPDEISAEWAPIAVERGAIAVDNSGAFRMDPEVPLVVPEVNPEKVHERPRGIIANPNCTTLSMMAALGALHHEFGLKELVVSSYQAASGAGQEGIDRLYAEIEALAGKQVGSRGGDVAEALAAAGLPEETPFKAPLALNVVPWAGSRKDDGWTSEELKVRNESRKILGISDLKVSATCVRVPVVTTHSLAVHAVFEREVSVAEAHRVFEAQSSIVLQDDPDKLEFPTPAAVVGAEPTYVGRVRQALDFTNTLDFFVCGDNLRKGAALNTYEIAETLVK, encoded by the coding sequence ATGGCTCCCACCGTTGCGATCGTCGGCGCCACCGGTGCCGTCGGCACCGTCATGATCGACATCATCAACAACCGCGAATCCGTGCCGTGGGGCGAGATCCGGTTGATCGCGTCCGCGCGCTCGGCGGGCAAGAAGATCACCGTGCGCGGGCAGGAGAACACCGTCGTCGAGCTCGCCCCGGAGGCGTTCGACGGCGTGGACATCGTGCTGTTCGACGTGCCGGACGAGATCTCCGCCGAGTGGGCGCCGATCGCCGTCGAGCGCGGCGCGATCGCCGTGGACAACTCGGGCGCGTTCCGGATGGACCCCGAGGTGCCGCTGGTGGTGCCGGAGGTCAACCCGGAGAAGGTGCACGAGCGGCCGCGCGGCATCATCGCGAACCCGAACTGCACGACGCTGTCGATGATGGCCGCGCTCGGTGCGCTGCACCACGAGTTCGGGCTCAAGGAACTGGTCGTGTCCTCCTACCAGGCCGCTTCCGGCGCAGGTCAGGAAGGCATCGACCGGCTCTACGCGGAGATCGAGGCGCTGGCGGGCAAGCAGGTCGGCTCGCGGGGCGGCGACGTCGCGGAGGCGCTGGCCGCGGCCGGGTTGCCCGAGGAGACGCCGTTCAAGGCTCCGCTGGCGCTGAACGTGGTGCCGTGGGCGGGGTCGCGCAAGGACGACGGCTGGACCTCGGAGGAGCTGAAGGTCCGCAACGAGTCCCGCAAGATCCTGGGCATCTCGGACCTGAAGGTCTCCGCGACCTGCGTGCGGGTGCCGGTGGTGACGACGCACTCGCTGGCCGTGCACGCGGTCTTCGAGCGCGAGGTCAGCGTCGCCGAGGCGCACCGGGTGTTCGAGGCGCAGTCCTCGATCGTGCTGCAGGACGACCCGGACAAGCTGGAGTTCCCTACGCCGGCGGCCGTCGTGGGCGCCGAGCCGACCTACGTCGGGCGGGTGCGGCAGGCGCTGGACTTCACGAACACGCTGGACTTCTTCGTGTGCGGCGACAACCTGCGCAAGGGCGCGGCGCTGAACACCTACGAGATCGCCGAGACGCTGGTGAAGTGA
- the leuA gene encoding 2-isopropylmalate synthase, whose product MTSAQDPQAPFAGKVHTPSRPAPADQAPWNAQRGSSMPFHRYRPFHELVEDVSLPDRTWPDQRITRAPLWCAVDLRDGNQALIDPMSPARKRRMFDLLVKMGYKEIEVGFPAASQTDFDFVREIIEDGAIPEDVHIQVLTQCRPELIERTFAALEGAPRAIVHIYNSTSILQRRVVFREEREGIKKIAKMGAELALEYASKYSDTDFRFEYTPESYTGTELSFAVEVCDAVTEIWQPTPERPVILNLPSTVEMATPNVYADSIEWMHRNLARRDSVILSLHPHNDRGTGIAAAELGYQAGADRIEGCLFGNGERTGNVDLVALGMNLFSQGIDPQIDFSDIDHIKRTVEHCNQLPVPERHPWGGELVYTAFSGSHQDAINKGLDALRAESERAGVTVDEHRWEVPYLPIDPKDVGRSYEAVIRVNSQSGKGGVAYIMKSEHQLDLPRKLQIEFSKQVQARTDSDGGEVSPAAMWQVFSEEYLEPRTPLELVRRSFTGEAGHESITATVVVDGTEQEITGNGNGPIAAFVDALSTIGHDVRVMDYNEHALTAGDDARAASYLECAVGDEIFWGAGIDTSTVTASLRAVVSAVNRAHR is encoded by the coding sequence ATGACTTCCGCGCAGGATCCGCAAGCACCGTTCGCGGGCAAGGTTCACACTCCGTCCCGCCCGGCCCCTGCCGATCAAGCCCCTTGGAACGCGCAGCGCGGTTCCTCGATGCCGTTCCACCGGTACCGCCCGTTCCACGAGCTGGTCGAGGACGTATCGCTGCCGGATCGCACCTGGCCGGATCAACGCATCACCCGAGCTCCGCTGTGGTGTGCCGTCGATCTGCGCGACGGCAACCAGGCGCTGATCGACCCGATGTCGCCCGCCCGCAAGCGCCGCATGTTCGACCTGCTGGTCAAGATGGGCTACAAGGAGATCGAGGTCGGTTTCCCGGCGGCGAGCCAGACGGACTTCGACTTCGTCCGCGAGATCATCGAGGACGGCGCGATCCCGGAGGACGTGCACATCCAGGTGCTCACGCAGTGCCGTCCGGAGCTGATCGAGCGCACGTTCGCCGCGCTGGAGGGTGCGCCGCGCGCCATCGTGCACATCTACAACTCGACGTCGATCCTGCAGCGCCGCGTGGTGTTCCGCGAGGAGCGCGAAGGCATCAAGAAGATCGCCAAGATGGGCGCCGAGCTGGCCTTGGAGTACGCGAGCAAGTACTCCGACACCGACTTCCGCTTCGAGTACACGCCCGAGTCCTACACCGGCACCGAGCTCTCCTTCGCCGTCGAGGTCTGCGACGCGGTCACCGAGATCTGGCAGCCGACCCCGGAACGCCCGGTGATCCTGAACCTGCCGTCGACCGTCGAGATGGCCACGCCGAACGTCTACGCCGACTCGATCGAATGGATGCACCGCAACCTGGCGCGGCGCGACTCGGTGATCCTGTCGCTGCACCCGCACAACGACCGCGGCACCGGCATCGCGGCGGCGGAGCTCGGCTACCAGGCGGGTGCGGACCGCATCGAGGGCTGCCTGTTCGGCAACGGCGAGCGCACCGGCAACGTGGACCTGGTGGCGCTGGGCATGAACCTGTTCAGCCAGGGCATCGACCCGCAGATCGACTTCTCCGACATCGACCACATCAAGCGCACCGTGGAGCACTGCAACCAGCTGCCGGTGCCCGAACGCCACCCGTGGGGCGGCGAGCTCGTCTACACCGCGTTCTCCGGCAGCCACCAGGACGCCATCAACAAGGGCCTGGACGCGCTGCGCGCCGAGTCCGAGCGCGCCGGCGTCACCGTGGACGAGCACCGCTGGGAGGTCCCGTACCTGCCCATCGACCCGAAGGACGTGGGCCGCAGCTACGAGGCCGTGATCCGGGTGAACTCGCAGTCCGGCAAGGGCGGCGTCGCGTACATCATGAAGAGCGAGCACCAGCTGGACCTGCCGCGCAAGCTGCAGATCGAGTTCTCGAAGCAGGTGCAGGCCCGCACGGACTCCGACGGCGGCGAGGTCTCCCCCGCCGCGATGTGGCAGGTGTTCTCCGAGGAGTACCTGGAGCCGCGCACCCCGCTGGAGCTGGTGCGGCGCTCGTTCACCGGCGAGGCGGGCCACGAGTCGATCACCGCGACGGTCGTGGTGGACGGCACCGAGCAGGAGATCACCGGCAACGGCAACGGCCCCATCGCCGCGTTCGTCGACGCCCTGAGCACCATCGGCCACGACGTGCGCGTGATGGACTACAACGAGCACGCACTCACCGCGGGCGACGATGCCCGGGCCGCGTCGTACCTGGAGTGCGCCGTGGGCGACGAGATCTTCTGGGGCGCGGGCATCGACACCTCCACCGTCACGGCCTCGCTGCGCGCGGTCGTGTCGGCGGTGAACCGAGCACACCGCTGA
- a CDS encoding VanZ family protein, with protein MSVRGVRLIDRVTPAVTAIWCGAVLAVLLFVPFVAREYRWRGEVGAGRMLVVLGFVVHSWSLMTYTLLPLPAVTPGFCADPGEYAAQLEPLHFLANFRAGTGGFGDLVRDPMVGQVLLNVALFVPLGMFVRHLFRAGRLSTIGIGFAVSLLIESTQLTGVWFVYPCAYRLFDVDDLLANTAGATFGLLLAPVLDLVGGRAATRQSTPRRVTAPRRLLGMACDVAAVVLTGVALHGGVVAVMVFAGAQSVALPEPVEALLNAWLPGILVLLVPTLVGSGGTLGQRAVLLRPALPDGSLPAKARLLCRLLFGSGQYALLVGFADIGPSEVNRFAIGFALLTALAVSFTSRNRGISAWITGLSIMDTRMPRSKFRRRKGDRFTQGETILVGSLPTFERGARDLRGLVDTRGIGAHRRQDH; from the coding sequence GTGAGTGTTCGAGGAGTGCGGTTGATCGACCGGGTGACGCCCGCGGTGACGGCGATCTGGTGCGGTGCCGTGCTCGCGGTGCTGCTGTTCGTGCCGTTCGTGGCCCGCGAGTACCGCTGGCGCGGCGAAGTCGGTGCGGGGCGGATGCTGGTCGTGCTCGGTTTCGTCGTGCACTCGTGGTCGCTGATGACGTACACGTTGCTGCCGCTGCCCGCCGTGACGCCGGGTTTCTGCGCCGATCCGGGCGAGTACGCCGCGCAGCTGGAGCCGCTGCACTTCCTCGCGAATTTCCGCGCGGGCACCGGGGGATTCGGCGACCTGGTGCGGGATCCGATGGTGGGACAGGTGCTGCTGAACGTGGCGCTGTTCGTCCCGCTGGGCATGTTCGTGCGGCACCTGTTCCGCGCGGGCAGGCTCAGCACCATCGGGATCGGTTTCGCCGTATCGCTGCTGATCGAGTCGACGCAGCTCACCGGCGTGTGGTTCGTGTACCCGTGCGCGTACCGGCTGTTCGACGTGGACGATCTGCTGGCGAACACGGCGGGCGCGACCTTCGGCCTGCTGCTCGCGCCGGTGCTGGACCTGGTCGGCGGCCGGGCGGCGACGCGCCAGTCCACGCCGCGCCGGGTGACGGCGCCGCGGCGGCTGCTCGGCATGGCGTGCGACGTGGCGGCCGTGGTGCTCACCGGCGTCGCCCTGCACGGCGGGGTCGTGGCGGTGATGGTGTTCGCCGGTGCCCAGTCGGTGGCGTTGCCGGAGCCGGTGGAGGCGCTGCTCAACGCGTGGCTGCCCGGAATCCTGGTGCTGCTCGTCCCGACGCTGGTCGGCAGTGGCGGCACGTTGGGTCAGCGCGCGGTGCTGCTGCGGCCCGCGCTGCCGGACGGTTCGCTGCCCGCGAAGGCCCGGCTGCTGTGTAGGTTGTTGTTCGGCAGCGGCCAGTACGCGCTGCTGGTCGGTTTCGCCGACATCGGCCCTTCCGAGGTGAACCGGTTCGCCATCGGATTCGCACTGCTCACCGCGCTGGCGGTGAGCTTCACCTCGCGGAACCGGGGAATCTCCGCCTGGATCACCGGTCTGTCCATCATGGACACCCGGATGCCGCGATCCAAGTTCCGCAGGCGCAAGGGAGACCGGTTCACCCAGGGCGAGACCATCCTCGTCGGCAGCCTCCCCACCTTCGAGCGCGGCGCCCGCGACCTCCGCGGCCTCGTCGACACCCGAGGGATCGGAGCCCACCGCCGACAGGACCACTGA
- a CDS encoding mannosyltransferase family protein: MSTTPEAVGPQRSQDGNRADDQQERPVERRWEQARDRVAELGARWSFLAPGVVYLAIRLFGLLVLAWLSAANDEALSDNLSAWDGEWYLEIATHGYGGVANSMVDGHGNRNPETPLAFFPGYPMLVRLLDAAPGFSSAGAAVTVSLIAGIVAAYGLFRIGRAVDGTAGVGLLLVVLFAASPMAVTLSMAYSEALFCALAVWALVGVLERNWLLAGLCCAASGLVRPTATALIGVVGLAALVALFQRKDGWRPLLGAVLAPSGLALYVGWVALQTGSLGGYFTLQQRGWSTAFDGGFATGKFMIESLTQYKSVLETFTVWIVLTALVLLVLCVRSRMPWPLVLFAFAVLAMDLGSDGLMYSKVRLMLPAFPLLIPVAIGLAHRRATTAVCSAVLLVCFGAWFGAYSLTAWEYAI; the protein is encoded by the coding sequence TTGTCCACCACTCCGGAGGCGGTCGGGCCGCAACGTTCCCAAGACGGGAACAGGGCGGACGACCAGCAAGAACGTCCCGTCGAACGACGGTGGGAGCAGGCTCGCGACCGGGTCGCAGAGCTGGGTGCCCGGTGGTCCTTCCTGGCACCCGGTGTGGTTTACCTCGCAATCCGGCTGTTCGGTCTGCTGGTGCTGGCCTGGCTCTCCGCGGCCAACGACGAAGCGTTGTCGGACAACCTCAGCGCGTGGGACGGCGAGTGGTACCTGGAGATCGCCACGCACGGTTACGGCGGCGTCGCGAACAGCATGGTCGACGGCCACGGGAACCGGAATCCGGAGACGCCACTGGCGTTCTTCCCCGGCTATCCGATGCTGGTGCGGCTGCTCGACGCGGCCCCCGGGTTCAGCTCGGCCGGGGCCGCGGTCACGGTGAGCCTCATCGCGGGCATCGTCGCCGCGTACGGCCTGTTCCGCATCGGGCGCGCGGTGGACGGCACGGCAGGCGTGGGGCTGCTGCTGGTGGTGCTGTTCGCGGCCTCCCCGATGGCGGTGACGTTGTCGATGGCGTACTCGGAGGCGTTGTTCTGCGCGCTGGCCGTGTGGGCGCTGGTCGGGGTGCTGGAGCGGAACTGGCTGCTCGCCGGGCTGTGCTGCGCGGCCTCTGGGCTGGTGCGACCGACGGCGACGGCGTTGATCGGCGTGGTGGGCCTCGCGGCGCTGGTCGCGCTGTTCCAGCGCAAGGACGGGTGGCGGCCGCTGCTGGGCGCGGTGCTCGCCCCGTCGGGTTTGGCGCTGTACGTGGGCTGGGTGGCGTTGCAGACCGGTTCGCTGGGCGGCTACTTCACGCTGCAGCAGCGCGGCTGGTCCACGGCGTTCGACGGCGGCTTCGCCACCGGCAAGTTCATGATCGAGTCGTTGACGCAGTACAAGTCGGTGCTGGAGACGTTCACCGTCTGGATCGTGCTGACCGCGCTGGTGCTGCTGGTGCTGTGCGTGCGCTCCCGGATGCCGTGGCCGCTGGTGCTGTTCGCGTTCGCGGTGCTGGCGATGGACCTCGGCTCGGACGGGTTGATGTACTCGAAGGTGCGGCTGATGCTGCCCGCGTTCCCGCTGCTGATCCCGGTGGCGATCGGGCTGGCGCACCGGCGGGCGACGACGGCGGTGTGCTCGGCGGTGCTGCTGGTGTGCTTCGGCGCCTGGTTCGGCGCGTATTCCCTGACGGCGTGGGAGTACGCGATCTGA
- a CDS encoding FUSC family protein yields the protein MTRTETLAAPTRYSRALLPAWLLRMLRPAPLPLDWTRIVAAAMGIGGPTLFGIALDRLDEAVLVSVGALCASFSDLTGSYRYRIRRVGLTVLTGGFGFAVGALAPTQLGAAVVVVAVAIPSVLSSRVNDLCAAAGAQMLTFCVVATGHVTAGIPVGEQIVWFVAGEILLLVMVAATWPFRRAAPARGAVARVFEALLKLFDAAGTDAAITARQDLTKALDSAHDILVGGASISRSRVHDRLYVILTRATPVVEASVALAHAGIRPADPTLDAMRTIARCVRDGTTVPPYRPTASGSIMVHALDQGLVDLIDSWRRAKEADVPDFRERLGAWERLRLWRSNISIGRTGWLLTLRMVLCLAVAEGIGIALQFQNSYWIAMTVALVLKPNSGSVFARTVLRGIGSLVGVLIAGLVMLAVPSGWGLAIATVLVAAFVPEALSRHYGLFTMVVTMIVLLQMHQSDLFVEQLPRVRLVDSLLGCALVLVIGYLMWPSGRSPALAGRLADAVDTVSEYVSLSMAGRVQGRSALRRRTYRELSDLRTALQQQLMEPAAVGRTAEVWWPSIIVLERLVDAATERALLIERGGDDLRLEHTQRIVSTMRSAARQLRIQPDAPAHTLRNRLTDVYTEVVS from the coding sequence GTGACACGGACCGAAACGCTCGCCGCACCCACCAGGTACTCGCGCGCACTGCTGCCCGCGTGGCTGTTGCGGATGTTGCGACCCGCTCCGCTGCCGCTGGACTGGACGCGCATCGTGGCCGCGGCGATGGGCATCGGCGGCCCCACCCTCTTCGGCATCGCGCTGGACCGGCTCGACGAGGCGGTGCTCGTCTCGGTCGGTGCGCTGTGCGCCAGCTTCTCCGACCTCACCGGCTCCTACCGGTACCGGATCCGCCGCGTCGGGCTCACCGTGCTCACCGGTGGATTCGGGTTCGCGGTCGGCGCGTTGGCGCCGACCCAGCTGGGGGCCGCCGTCGTGGTCGTCGCGGTCGCGATTCCCTCCGTGCTCTCCAGCCGCGTCAACGATCTGTGCGCGGCGGCGGGCGCGCAGATGCTCACGTTCTGCGTCGTGGCCACCGGACACGTCACGGCGGGCATTCCCGTCGGAGAACAGATCGTGTGGTTCGTCGCCGGGGAGATCCTGCTGCTGGTGATGGTCGCAGCGACCTGGCCGTTCCGGCGGGCCGCCCCGGCGCGAGGCGCGGTGGCGCGGGTCTTCGAGGCGTTGCTGAAACTGTTCGACGCCGCCGGGACCGACGCCGCGATCACCGCCCGGCAGGACCTCACGAAAGCTCTCGACAGCGCGCACGACATCCTCGTCGGCGGTGCCTCCATCTCCCGGAGCCGAGTGCACGACCGGCTGTACGTGATCCTGACCCGCGCCACGCCCGTCGTGGAGGCCTCGGTGGCGCTCGCGCACGCCGGGATCCGGCCCGCCGATCCCACTCTTGATGCCATGCGCACCATCGCGCGCTGCGTGCGGGACGGCACGACCGTGCCGCCCTACCGGCCCACCGCCTCGGGCTCGATCATGGTGCACGCGCTGGACCAGGGGCTCGTCGACCTCATCGACTCCTGGCGCCGCGCCAAGGAGGCCGACGTGCCGGACTTCCGGGAACGGCTCGGTGCGTGGGAGCGGCTCCGGTTGTGGCGCAGCAACATCAGCATCGGCCGCACCGGGTGGCTGCTGACGCTGCGCATGGTGCTGTGCCTCGCCGTCGCCGAAGGCATCGGGATCGCCTTGCAGTTCCAGAACTCGTACTGGATCGCGATGACCGTGGCGCTGGTGCTCAAACCCAACTCCGGTTCCGTGTTCGCCCGCACCGTGCTGCGCGGCATCGGCTCACTGGTCGGCGTGCTCATCGCCGGACTCGTGATGCTGGCGGTGCCCTCCGGCTGGGGGCTCGCGATCGCGACCGTGCTGGTCGCCGCGTTCGTGCCGGAAGCGCTCAGCAGGCACTACGGGCTGTTCACCATGGTCGTCACGATGATCGTGCTGCTGCAGATGCACCAGAGCGACCTGTTCGTGGAGCAGCTGCCCCGGGTGCGGCTGGTGGACTCGCTGCTGGGGTGCGCGCTCGTGCTCGTCATCGGGTACCTGATGTGGCCATCGGGACGCAGCCCGGCGTTGGCGGGCAGGCTCGCCGACGCGGTCGACACCGTCTCCGAGTACGTGTCGTTGTCCATGGCCGGACGCGTCCAAGGGCGCTCCGCGCTGCGCCGCCGCACCTACCGGGAACTGTCCGACCTGCGTACCGCGTTGCAGCAGCAGCTGATGGAGCCCGCCGCGGTGGGCCGGACCGCCGAAGTGTGGTGGCCGTCGATCATCGTGCTGGAACGGCTGGTGGACGCCGCGACCGAACGCGCGCTGCTGATCGAGCGCGGCGGCGACGACCTGCGGCTGGAGCACACGCAGCGCATCGTCTCGACGATGCGCAGCGCCGCCCGCCAGCTGCGCATCCAGCCCGACGCCCCGGCTCACACCCTGCGCAACAGGCTCACCGACGTTTACACCGAAGTCGTGTCCTGA
- a CDS encoding aminotransferase class V-fold PLP-dependent enzyme, with the protein MAAEALDRADELATLRAHYSLPGGMVRLDGTSGGLRPRSTSARLREFVEHRWDHTGWPQFDDGLRRQARLAASAVAPLIGALPAEVSVADSASMNLFNGLRSAAALRPERRVLAVGRNCFAADHYLARSAADFAGCTLRMIDDVTDLPAQLDEEVAVLALSHVDPLSGAVRDAASITAEAHRHGALSLWDLSHSAGAVRVELRSWEADFAVGCGYRYLGGGSGSPGYSFTAQQRGEELAGTRRCGPFSAMPPTFAISDLRAGLAAMSGATPAALATKSAGLATFFLRCLQELPAEVAPVPVTGGSRGAHVCVTHRHAHYVAQELLSRGVIVDLAEPTTMRFSFAPTWLRYAEVWEAADQLRAVLRDLAERVGP; encoded by the coding sequence GTGGCCGCGGAGGCGCTGGACCGCGCCGACGAGCTTGCCACCTTGCGCGCCCACTACTCCCTGCCCGGCGGGATGGTCCGGCTCGACGGCACCAGCGGCGGACTGCGGCCGAGGTCGACTTCCGCGCGCCTGCGGGAGTTCGTGGAGCACCGCTGGGACCACACCGGCTGGCCGCAGTTCGACGACGGCCTGCGCAGGCAGGCCCGGCTCGCCGCCTCCGCCGTCGCACCGTTGATCGGAGCGCTGCCCGCGGAGGTCTCGGTCGCCGATTCGGCGTCGATGAACCTGTTCAACGGCTTGCGCTCCGCCGCGGCGCTGCGTCCCGAGCGGCGCGTGCTGGCGGTGGGGCGCAACTGCTTCGCCGCGGATCACTACCTGGCGCGGTCGGCCGCCGATTTCGCAGGCTGCACGCTGCGCATGATCGACGACGTGACCGACTTGCCCGCGCAGCTCGACGAGGAAGTCGCGGTTCTCGCGCTGTCGCACGTCGATCCGCTCTCCGGTGCGGTGCGCGACGCGGCGTCGATCACCGCCGAGGCGCATCGGCACGGCGCGTTGTCGTTGTGGGACCTGAGCCATTCCGCCGGCGCGGTGCGGGTCGAGCTGCGGTCGTGGGAGGCGGATTTCGCCGTCGGCTGCGGCTATCGCTACCTCGGTGGCGGTTCCGGCTCTCCGGGTTACTCGTTCACCGCGCAGCAGCGGGGCGAGGAGCTTGCCGGCACGCGGCGGTGCGGGCCGTTCTCGGCGATGCCGCCGACGTTCGCGATCTCGGATCTGCGCGCCGGGCTGGCGGCGATGAGCGGCGCGACGCCCGCCGCGCTGGCCACGAAATCGGCGGGGCTGGCCACGTTCTTCCTGCGCTGCCTGCAGGAGCTGCCCGCGGAGGTGGCGCCGGTCCCGGTGACCGGGGGATCCCGCGGCGCCCACGTCTGCGTGACCCATCGCCACGCCCACTACGTCGCCCAGGAGTTGCTGTCGCGCGGCGTGATCGTGGACCTCGCGGAACCCACCACGATGCGGTTCAGCTTCGCGCCGACGTGGCTGCGCTACGCCGAGGTGTGGGAAGCCGCCGACCAGTTGCGGGCCGTGCTGCGGGATCTCGCGGAGCGCGTAGGGCCGTGA
- a CDS encoding aspartate kinase: MALVVQKYGGSSLESADRIKKVAERIVETRKAGNDVVVVCSAMGDTTDEMLDLAQRVNPAPPERELDMLLTAGERISNALVAMAVEALGEQARSFSGSQAGVITTSAHQNARIIDVTPGRVQEALAEGQVVLVAGFQGVAQDTKDITTLGRGGSDTTAVAVAAAMNADVCEIYTDVDGVYTADPRIVPDAKHLEHVTYEEMLELAATGAKVLHLRAVEYARRYGVPLHVRSSYSPKPGTLISGSVEDLSVEQAMITGVAHDRSEAKVTVRGVPDNRGVAGKIFRVVADAEVDIDMVLQNVSGSSSGRTDITFTVSRDNGAEAVAELEKIKSEVGFEEVVYDDNVGKVSLVGAGMRSHPGVTATFCEALSNAGVNIEIINTSEIRISVLIRDTQLEDAVRALHGAFDLGGDEEAVVYAGSGR; this comes from the coding sequence GTGGCGCTCGTCGTCCAGAAGTACGGCGGTTCCTCGCTGGAAAGTGCCGACCGGATCAAAAAGGTCGCCGAACGCATCGTGGAGACCCGCAAAGCGGGCAATGACGTGGTCGTCGTGTGCTCGGCGATGGGTGACACCACCGACGAGATGCTCGACTTGGCTCAGCGGGTCAACCCCGCCCCGCCGGAGCGTGAGCTGGACATGCTGCTCACCGCGGGGGAGCGGATCTCGAACGCGCTCGTCGCGATGGCCGTGGAGGCGCTCGGCGAGCAGGCCCGCTCGTTCTCCGGTTCGCAGGCCGGGGTGATCACCACCTCGGCGCACCAGAACGCGCGGATCATAGACGTGACCCCCGGCCGGGTGCAGGAAGCGCTCGCCGAGGGGCAAGTGGTGCTCGTCGCCGGATTCCAAGGCGTAGCGCAGGACACCAAGGACATCACCACGCTCGGCCGTGGGGGTTCGGACACGACGGCCGTCGCCGTCGCGGCGGCCATGAACGCCGACGTGTGCGAGATCTACACCGACGTCGACGGTGTCTACACCGCCGACCCGCGGATCGTGCCGGACGCGAAGCACCTGGAGCACGTCACCTACGAGGAGATGCTGGAGCTGGCCGCGACCGGCGCGAAGGTGCTGCACCTGCGCGCGGTCGAGTACGCCCGTCGCTACGGCGTCCCCCTGCACGTCCGCTCGTCGTACTCACCCAAGCCCGGAACGCTCATTTCCGGCTCAGTGGAGGATCTTTCCGTGGAACAGGCGATGATCACCGGCGTCGCGCACGACCGGTCGGAGGCCAAGGTCACCGTGCGCGGTGTGCCGGACAACCGAGGCGTCGCGGGCAAGATCTTCCGCGTGGTCGCCGATGCCGAGGTCGACATCGACATGGTGTTGCAGAACGTCTCGGGCAGCTCCTCGGGGCGCACGGACATCACGTTCACCGTCTCCCGCGACAACGGGGCCGAGGCGGTCGCGGAGCTGGAGAAGATCAAGTCCGAGGTCGGCTTCGAAGAGGTCGTCTACGACGACAACGTCGGCAAGGTTTCGCTGGTCGGCGCGGGGATGCGTTCGCACCCCGGCGTGACGGCGACGTTCTGCGAGGCGCTGTCCAACGCGGGTGTGAACATCGAGATCATCAACACCTCGGAGATCCGCATTTCGGTGCTGATCCGGGACACCCAGCTGGAGGACGCGGTGCGTGCGCTGCACGGCGCCTTCGATCTCGGTGGCGACGAAGAGGCCGTCGTGTACGCGGGGAGTGGTCGCTGA